In Solanum stenotomum isolate F172 chromosome 6, ASM1918654v1, whole genome shotgun sequence, one DNA window encodes the following:
- the LOC125867462 gene encoding pentatricopeptide repeat-containing protein At1g66345, mitochondrial produces MNLSPRIISHLASNLLTKTSHFLLQFHQNPYSTHSLQTLQDSTNSNNPIITSICNSLRRGENWEVLTKKFQSFHFTDPIVQEVLLQLKEPHDAKNALTFFHWSAKNCNSRHGVFIFCITIHILAKSKLVRHANALIESVLRKESGVDENVFGVLDCLIESYKLADSCSFVFDLFVQCCAKLRMVDKGLDVCKLLDGNGFMLSVISYNTLLHVVQKSEKTSMVWGIYEYMIEKRIYPNEMTTRIMISALCKEGRLQRFLDVVEKSHGKRCQPGVVVNTCLIYGMIEEGRIEDGLRLMRRMLQKNMILDTISCSLIVLAKVKMRDLESAWGVYDEMLRRGFEGNALVYNSFIGAYCEEKRIDEAIKLMDEMDCLNMKPFGETFNHLIKVCSEVGRLEESLKFCDKMTGNGLLPSCLSFNKLVTKLCENGSAKFADKLLTTLMDKGFIPDQSIYSYLIAGYANVGDVEGALKLYYEMQYRSISPNTSIFDYLIIALCQCGRLKEADEFLSLMIGQSLTPSTHVYKKLIARHLEMGDETRANQLYRQRRTEIDDIQ; encoded by the coding sequence ATGAACTTATCACCTCGTATTATCTCCCATTTAGCTTCCAATTTACTCACAAAAACTTCCCATTTCTTACTTCAATTCCACCAAAATCCATATTCAACCCATTCACTCCAAACTCTTCAAGATTCCACCAATTCCAACAACCCCATCATCACTTCTATATGCAATTCACTACGTAGAGGAGAAAATTGGGAAGTCTTAACAAAAAAGTTTCAATCTTTTCACTTCACTGACCCAATTGTTCAAGAAGTGCTGTTACAGCTCAAAGAACCTCATGATGCCAAAAATGCCCTCACTTTCTTCCATTGGTCAGCAAAAAATTGTAATTCTCGACATGGGGTTTTTATATTTTGCATTACAATTCATATTCTTGCTAAATCTAAGCTTGTTAGACATGCCAATGCGTTAATTGAATCTGTTTTGAGGAAAGAATCAGGGGTTGATGAAAATGTGTTTGGTGTTCTTGATTGTTTAATTGAAAGTTATAAATTAGCTGATTCGTGTTCGTTTGTGTTTGATTTGTTTGTGCAATGTTGTGCTAAGTTGAGAATGGTAGATAAGGGTCTGGATGTTTGTAAATTGTTGGATGGAAATGGATTTATGCTTAGTGTAATTAGTTATAATACTCTGCTACATGTCGTGCAAAAGTCGGAAAAGACTTCGATGGTTTGGGGTATCTATGAGTATATGATTGAGAAAAGGATATACCCGAATGAAATGACAACTAGAATTATGATTAGTGCTTTGTGCAAAGAAGGGAGGTTACAGAGATTTTTGGATGTTGTGGAGAAAAGTCATGGAAAAAGATGTCAACCTGGGGTTGTTGTGAATACGTGTTTGATATATGGGATGATTGAGGAGGGTAGAATTGAAGACGGGTTGAGGTTGATGAGGAGAATGTTGCAAAAGAACATGATACTTGATACAATTTCTTGTTCGTTGATCGTTCTTGCAAAGGTGAAGATGAGAGATCTGGAGTCTGCTTGGGGGGTTTATGATGAAATGCTTAGACGGGGTTTTGAAGGGAATGCACTGGTGTACAATTCGTTCATTGGGGCGTATTGTGAGGAGAAGCGGATAGATGAAGCGATTAAGTTGATGGACGAAATGGATTGTTTGAATATGAAACCATTTGGTGAAACATTTAATCACCTGATTAAGGTTTGTTCAGAAGTGGGAAGATTAGAAGAAAgcttgaaattttgtgataaaaTGACAGGAAATGGGCTCCTTCCTAGTTGTTTATCTTTTAACAAGCTTGTTACCAAGCTTTGTGAAAATGGAAGTGCAAAGTTTGCTGATAAGCTATTGACTACTCTgatggataagggtttcattccaGATCAAAGCATCTATAGTTACCTCATTGCTGGTTATGCCAACGTAGGTGACGTTGAGGGAGCACTTAAGCTTTATTATGAAATGCAATATAGGTCGATCTCTCCTAATACTTCtatttttgattatttaattattgCTTTGTGTCAATGTGGGAGATTGAAAGAAGCGGACGAATTTCTCTCTTTAATGATTGGTCAATCCTTGACACCAAGCACTCATGTTTATAAGAAATTGATCGCGAGACACTTGGAGATGGGTGATGAAACAAGGGCTAATCAACTGTACAGACAAAGACGTACAGAGATTGACGACATACAATAG
- the LOC125867468 gene encoding probable transcription factor At5g28040 — protein MNSTLPLSQSPQITQPILPSSPNKLPIKRKATDDPFTSAAGEGGGANGGDGEMGSDPKPPPFKFHRIWTEPDEIRFLQGLLDGSSENLFFPRDLNVFYTRFSNTMSQPYTKSQLSEKLRRLRKKFRVISSRLSKGLDRSLLSPHDRALYDLSKQLWHPDFSDTSPFNAEKSKKSNLVGVVKVSFLPNIYDPDRYGIVPYQDGNGSTCNGVSMNEEVEHGEDEENDGNIEFDEEDGKLSEVNVELDRGEIGDERVEFSRVNGPVQVGVGFGAGDIAAKVVMDVFDECLKDFRNGVVGERSNLGGILKEASSDEFEERWKEQRVAELNVLASRMRLVLEHSLQSL, from the coding sequence ATGAACTCCACGCTTCCCCTTTCTCAATCACCCCAAATAACTCAACCCATTTTACCCTCTTCTCCTAATAAACTCCCTATCAAACGCAAAGCAACCGACGACCCCTTTACCTCCGCCGCCGGCGAAGGTGGTGGTGCCAATGGAGGAGACGGAGAAATGGGTTCGGACCCAAAACCCCCACCATTCAAATTTCATCGAATATGGACTGAACCGGATGAGATCCGGTTTCTTCAAGGTCTACTTGATGGGTCATCGGAAAATCTCTTCTTCCCTCGTGATCTTAATGTTTTCTATACTCGTTTTTCGAACACTATGTCGCAGCCTTACACGAAATCTCAGCTTTCAGAGAAGCTTCGTAGGCTTCGGAAGAAGTTTCGGGTTATTTCTTCTCGTTTGAGTAAAGGGTTAGATAGGTCGTTGTTGTCTCCTCATGATCGTGCTTTGTATGATCTATCGAAACAGCTATGGCATCCTGATTTTTCTGATACGTCGCCTTTTAACGCTGAGAAATCGAAGAAATCGAATTTGGTTGGGGTTGTTAAGGTTAGTTTTTTGCCGAATATTTATGACCCGGATCGATATGGTATTGTTCCCTACCAAGATGGGAATGGGTCGACCTGTAATGGGGTTTCAATGAATGAGGAAGTGGAACATGGTGAAGATGAAGAGAATGATGGTAATATTGagtttgatgaagaagatgggAAATTAAGTGAGGTGAATGTGGAATTGGATAGAGGGGAGATAGGGGATGAACGGGTTGAATTTAGTCGTGTGAATGGTCCGGTTCAGGTTGGAGTAGGATTTGGTGCAGGGGATATTGCTGCAAAAGTGGTGATGGATGTGTTTGATGAGTGTTTGAAAGATTTTAGAAATGGTGTTGTTGGAGAAAGATCAAATCTTGGTGGTATTTTGAAGGAAGCAAGTTCGGACGAGTTTGAGGAGAGGTGGAAGGAACAAAGAGTCGCGGAGTTGAACGTATTGGCAAGTCGTATGAGGTTGGTTCTAGAGCATTCTCTTCAAAGTCTATGA
- the LOC125867473 gene encoding uncharacterized protein LOC125867473, translated as MQLNQRDCPTDCKYHCMVQREKKRSSLGFGPVKYYGKWPLKRVFGLQEPLSVAFSALNLAKNVQGCLSFFNLDKKTSYNYAALWHIYGFLSVNSCVWSVVFHSRGMEITEKLDCTSAVALLGFSLIISILRSFNIKNEAARVLASSPLFAFTITHILYLNNYQMDHGWNTKVCVTMGVAQLLIWAIWAGISQHPSKSKIWIVVFGSGVAMFLENCDFPPYAGLIDAHALWHATTIPLTCIWWSFIQDDAKYQTFDLNKKEK; from the exons ATGCAATTGAATCAAAGGGATTGTCCAACTGATTGCAAGTACCATTGCATGGttcaaagagagaaaaaaagatctTCACTTGGATTTGGACCTGTCAAATATTATGGTAAATGGCCATTAAAAAGAGTATTTGGACTTCAG GAGCCTCTCTCTGTTGCCTTCTCAGCACTAAACCTTGCAAAGAATGTCCAAGGATGTTTGTCATTTTTCAACCTAGATAAGAAGACATCTTATAATTATGCTGCTTTGTGGCATATTTATGGCTTCTTGTCTGTGAATTCATGTGTTTGGAGTGTTGTCTTCCATAGCAG AGGCATGGAAATTACAGAAAAGCTAGATTGCACATCTGCTGTGGCATTACTTGGATTCTCACTAATTATATCAATACTAAGAAGTTTCAACATAAAGAATGAGGCTGCAAGAGTACTGGCTTCTTCTCCACTCTTTGCCTTTACAATTACTCATATTTTGTACCTCAACAACTATCAAATGGACCATG GATGGAACACAAAAGTTTGTGTCACAATGGGTGTTGCTCAACTTCTCATTTGGGCAATTTGGGCTGGAATTAGTCAACATCCATCCAAAAGCAAAATATGGATTGTTGTTTTTGGGAGTGGAGTTGCTATGTTCTTAGAGAATTGTGACTTTCCTCCATATGCAGGACTCATAGATGCACATGCACTTTGGCATGCCACAACAATTCCTCTTACTTGTATTTGGTGGAGTTTTATCCAAGATGATGCAAAGTACCAAACATTTGACCttaataagaaagaaaaatag